A region of Subdoligranulum variabile DNA encodes the following proteins:
- the ymfI gene encoding elongation factor P 5-aminopentanone reductase has product MKQSVLITGGSRGIGAAAVLAFASAGYNVAFTWHHHGSAAEQVLARAQKIAPDRLILALQADAADAGQVSTAVRRAEQELGGLQALVCNAGIAQQKLFTDTTDEDWRRIMSVDLDGAFYACRAALPGMIHRKYGRILLVSSMWGQTGGSCEVAYSAAKAGLIGLGKALAKEEGPSGITVNVVAPGVIDTDMMAGFSAEDRAVLAEDTPVGRLGTPEEIARTLVFLADEASGYITGQVIGQNGGLVI; this is encoded by the coding sequence ATGAAACAAAGTGTTTTGATCACAGGCGGCAGCCGCGGCATCGGCGCCGCAGCTGTTCTGGCCTTTGCCAGTGCCGGATATAACGTTGCCTTCACCTGGCACCACCATGGCAGTGCCGCCGAACAGGTTCTGGCCCGGGCGCAGAAGATTGCTCCGGACCGGCTCATTCTGGCCTTGCAGGCAGATGCAGCCGACGCCGGCCAGGTTTCCACCGCCGTGCGGCGTGCCGAGCAAGAGCTGGGCGGATTGCAGGCACTGGTTTGCAACGCCGGTATTGCCCAGCAGAAACTTTTTACCGATACCACCGACGAGGACTGGCGCCGTATCATGTCAGTCGACCTGGACGGTGCTTTCTATGCATGTCGGGCTGCTCTGCCCGGCATGATTCACCGGAAATACGGCCGCATCCTGCTGGTCAGCAGCATGTGGGGACAGACCGGCGGCAGCTGCGAAGTAGCTTACAGCGCCGCCAAGGCCGGGCTGATCGGCCTTGGCAAGGCCCTGGCCAAGGAGGAAGGCCCCAGCGGCATCACGGTCAACGTGGTGGCTCCGGGGGTCATCGATACCGATATGATGGCTGGATTTTCTGCGGAAGATCGGGCCGTGCTGGCCGAAGACACCCCGGTCGGTCGCCTTGGCACTCCCGAAGAAATCGCCCGAACGCTGGTTTTTCTGGCCGACGAGGCCTCCGGTTACATCACTGGGCAGGTGATTGGCCAGAACGGCGGGCTGGTCATCTAA
- a CDS encoding nucleoside deaminase: MTDEQLMQVALEEARIAAALGEVPVGAVIAKDGEIVARAHNLRERGKNATYHAELLAIDAACKALGGWRLWQCELFVTLEPCPMCSGAIINSRLRRVVYGARDPKAGCCGGLTDLFALPFNHHPVIEQGLLQEDAQALLQDFFVMLREKRKKK, from the coding sequence ATGACCGACGAACAACTGATGCAAGTTGCTTTGGAGGAAGCGCGCATCGCCGCCGCCCTGGGAGAAGTCCCCGTGGGGGCAGTGATTGCCAAGGACGGGGAAATCGTTGCCAGAGCACACAATCTTCGGGAAAGGGGCAAAAATGCCACCTACCATGCGGAGTTGCTGGCCATCGACGCCGCGTGCAAGGCATTGGGCGGCTGGCGGTTGTGGCAATGCGAGCTTTTTGTAACTTTGGAACCTTGCCCCATGTGCAGTGGCGCAATCATCAACAGCCGACTGCGCCGGGTGGTCTATGGCGCCCGGGACCCGAAGGCCGGCTGCTGCGGTGGCCTGACCGATCTGTTCGCCCTGCCTTTCAATCACCACCCTGTGATCGAACAGGGGCTTCTGCAGGAGGATGCGCAGGCTCTGTTGCAGGATTTTTTTGTGATGCTGCGTGAGAAGCGGAAGAAGAAATAA
- a CDS encoding CPBP family intramembrane glutamic endopeptidase: protein MAKSRGVRGAASWCAIAALFYLLVRSLLYAGISALLGLFQPGASVSKPIGFSDISIGLLQLFIGIGAIAIPLWCMLRLTRLESRDLRITLPAPWSPAFCLPVFLGLANAANLAGALLTHLLGIEVSNNILPSGGMELIVQFLVLCVMPAVVEELFFRGALQGLLRPCGSAVAIFGPALLFALLHLDPIQGLTALVCGIFLGWLAERSGSILPGILLHFTNNCLAFLSLYLRFYAPASVSFGVELFVLLFFPLFSLWLVYHARQQGFRFAAGLRPGVDVLEVFSSPAYTVTAVFLLLYTVFLSH, encoded by the coding sequence CCGCGCTGTTCTATTTGCTGGTTCGTTCACTGTTGTACGCCGGGATCAGTGCCCTGCTGGGCCTTTTTCAACCGGGTGCCAGTGTGAGTAAACCGATTGGATTCTCCGACATCTCCATTGGTTTGCTGCAACTGTTCATCGGTATCGGTGCTATCGCCATTCCCCTGTGGTGCATGCTCCGTCTTACACGTCTGGAATCCCGGGATCTGCGCATAACCTTGCCAGCTCCCTGGAGTCCGGCTTTCTGTCTGCCGGTTTTTCTGGGGCTCGCCAACGCCGCCAACCTGGCCGGTGCCCTGCTGACCCATCTGCTGGGCATCGAGGTTTCCAACAATATCCTGCCAAGCGGCGGCATGGAGCTTATTGTCCAATTTCTTGTTCTGTGCGTCATGCCGGCCGTCGTGGAAGAACTTTTTTTCCGGGGCGCTTTGCAGGGGCTGCTTCGCCCCTGCGGCAGTGCAGTGGCAATCTTTGGACCGGCGCTTCTCTTCGCGCTGCTGCATCTTGATCCCATCCAGGGACTGACTGCACTGGTCTGCGGAATCTTTCTGGGCTGGCTGGCAGAACGCTCCGGCAGCATTCTGCCCGGTATCCTGCTGCACTTCACCAACAACTGTCTGGCATTTTTGAGTCTGTATCTTCGGTTTTACGCACCCGCTAGTGTTTCTTTCGGCGTGGAGCTCTTTGTGCTGTTGTTCTTTCCTCTGTTCAGCTTATGGCTGGTCTATCACGCCCGACAGCAGGGATTCCGCTTTGCGGCCGGACTTCGCCCCGGCGTGGATGTCCTGGAGGTATTCAGCAGTCCTGCCTACACGGTAACAGCAGTCTTCCTGCTTCTGTATACCGTATTTCTGAGTCATTGA